A single region of the Bacillota bacterium genome encodes:
- a CDS encoding DNA integrity scanning protein DisA nucleotide-binding domain protein has protein sequence MENFSLAVTITYLYAIFLLTLRVKISHITIRPFKILFIFLIGLDFTLFIVNLGDSFTLITQIVILLPIPYLLAMLYFNELTFLFKKLKLTKVKSQRSSKINNDLADKLLETVEFLSNRKIGALITIERGINLSAFISKALMVNAPVTSELLASIFIPTTPLHDGAVIIRGNSILCAKAYYPSTERTDLPLHLGTRHRAAIGISEQSDALTIVVSEETGYISVTINRQIDYNVSRETLNLYFEKYLKIL, from the coding sequence ATGGAAAACTTTAGTTTAGCGGTAACTATTACTTACCTTTACGCCATTTTTTTACTGACATTAAGAGTAAAAATAAGCCATATTACCATACGCCCTTTTAAAATACTTTTTATTTTTCTTATAGGGTTAGACTTTACTTTATTTATTGTGAATCTTGGAGATTCTTTTACATTAATAACTCAAATTGTCATTTTATTACCAATTCCTTATTTGCTAGCAATGCTTTATTTTAATGAGCTTACTTTTCTTTTTAAAAAGTTAAAGTTAACGAAAGTTAAAAGCCAAAGATCATCTAAAATCAATAATGATTTAGCGGATAAATTGTTAGAAACAGTAGAGTTTCTTTCAAATCGCAAAATAGGCGCTTTAATTACGATTGAAAGAGGAATTAACTTATCTGCTTTTATTAGCAAAGCGTTAATGGTAAATGCTCCAGTCACAAGCGAATTGCTTGCATCCATTTTTATTCCAACAACACCTCTTCATGATGGAGCGGTTATAATAAGAGGAAATTCAATCTTATGTGCTAAAGCTTATTATCCTTCTACTGAAAGAACCGATCTTCCGTTGCATTTGGGAACAAGACATCGCGCAGCAATCGGAATAAGCGAACAAAGCGACGCGTTAACAATCGTGGTTTCTGAAGAAACGGGATACATAAGCGTTACTATAAATAGACAAATTGATTATAATGTTAGCAGGGAAACACTCAATCTCTATTTTGAAAAATATTTAAAAATATTGTAA
- a CDS encoding GtrA family protein, whose translation MRKLILFIKEKFLTKKFLTFGIIGVINTVIHLLIYGVFYNKLSAGAFWSFSVAFVSASIFSYFANAIFTFKPKNKSTMQFSVVMLVFLIRWLLGSGLTVGFDLIIINVFHIDYILYPLATYIAPFFGSALLIPVAYFTLDYVFKKTDIKKNK comes from the coding sequence TTGAGGAAATTGATTTTATTTATTAAAGAGAAATTTTTAACTAAAAAATTCTTAACATTTGGTATTATCGGTGTTATAAACACCGTAATTCATTTGTTAATTTATGGAGTATTTTATAATAAACTATCTGCAGGAGCGTTTTGGTCTTTTTCGGTTGCATTTGTATCGGCTTCAATTTTTTCCTATTTTGCAAATGCAATTTTTACTTTTAAGCCAAAAAACAAATCTACAATGCAATTTTCTGTGGTAATGCTAGTTTTTTTAATTAGATGGCTTCTTGGCAGTGGCTTAACTGTAGGCTTTGATTTAATTATCATTAATGTGTTTCATATTGATTATATTCTTTATCCACTTGCAACGTATATTGCACCATTTTTTGGATCTGCATTATTAATTCCGGTAGCGTATTTTACGTTAGATTATGTTTTTAAGAAGACGGATATAAAAAAAAATAAATAA
- a CDS encoding glycosyltransferase family 2 protein produces the protein MKRITIIVPSYNEEKNVLPFYEEINKYLDYSKYQFEILYINDGSKDNTLSEIKKLRAKDENIKFISFSRNFGKESAMHAGLEHSKSSDAVIIIDCDLQQPPALIPEMLSFYEEGYKIVYTKGKTRKGEPKLRTFFANWFYRIYNSHTEMPLDNGAKDFQLLDKVVVEAFLKLNDNYRFVKGIFSWVGYPRKCLEYDFIPRVNGSSSWSFKSLFKYAFNGMNQFSTILIILPVFVLFASVIVLIGVALLYAFSVFSTSEFILGLLSGFILLVFGLVSYGVFYLLYQMRRQLLNRPIYLVEETSEE, from the coding sequence ATGAAGCGAATAACGATTATAGTTCCCTCATATAATGAAGAGAAAAATGTTTTACCTTTCTATGAAGAAATTAACAAATATTTAGATTATTCAAAATATCAATTTGAAATTCTTTATATTAATGATGGTTCTAAAGATAACACCCTTTCTGAAATTAAAAAATTAAGAGCAAAAGATGAAAATATAAAATTCATCAGTTTTTCTAGAAACTTTGGAAAAGAGTCTGCAATGCACGCTGGATTAGAACATTCTAAATCAAGTGACGCAGTCATCATTATTGATTGTGATCTTCAACAACCTCCGGCTTTAATTCCAGAAATGCTTTCTTTTTATGAAGAAGGATACAAAATAGTTTATACAAAAGGAAAAACACGCAAAGGAGAGCCTAAATTAAGAACATTCTTTGCCAATTGGTTTTACCGAATCTATAATTCGCATACAGAAATGCCACTTGATAACGGAGCCAAGGATTTTCAATTATTAGATAAAGTGGTAGTGGAAGCATTTTTAAAGTTAAACGATAACTATCGTTTTGTCAAAGGAATATTTTCTTGGGTTGGGTATCCAAGAAAATGTTTAGAGTATGATTTTATTCCGAGAGTGAACGGATCAAGTAGTTGGAGTTTTAAATCATTATTTAAATATGCTTTTAATGGTATGAACCAATTTTCTACTATTTTAATCATTTTGCCTGTTTTTGTTTTATTTGCTAGCGTGATAGTATTGATTGGAGTTGCCTTGCTTTATGCTTTCTCTGTTTTTTCCACGTCAGAGTTTATTTTAGGATTATTAAGCGGGTTTATATTGCTTGTATTTGGGCTTGTTAGTTATGGTGTTTTCTATTTGTTATATCAAATGAGAAGACAATTATTAAACAGACCTATTTATTTGGTGGAAGAAACTTCGGAGGAATAA
- a CDS encoding YfhO family protein produces the protein MEDKKNRRKERMKNFSNKFHAYIEETFSSKKKTFLLIAFLVFTVLFVIDILIILINNSFYNNFSDDVIQYYSIMCDFIAQVKDGTISWFNLNNYLGASIFSDVYYVPLDIFTFITFIFSYVMPTEIAYSTTELIKILAGVLIFAYYFSLQGMKNRTIFWMSMIYFISGGTVSFMAFPVFLSMVFYLPLSLVVIHFFFHKKRWIVPLFTMALIFYDFYLGYTVLAFISVMFLVEYFKRPNFRLLNFIKEGILFLGLLLLGVAMSLVILYPSVLYILQDTYRPEGTFDPVLFNFGPIEIELFQPEIYIRMLAKIFTEQKPIGFYGFTDDYKIEHVSLYISIIGFAYMSYIFFMRGRISKVYKTTLVVGLVFMIFPIFSRIFSGTPDFPYTRWINMFPIVMIMILAHVFDEFGFEKVKMKYFTISLACMFIADALLIIYYIKKLSLDVTYISRDVLTADTILMGVAGIVMILILIFGWMKKHKYIKWLFWMEFAIGIVYIYSGPFSIPNKIDSFQTMNSIDEYLNEVLDQDEFYRVYVDLERFDVEKFNFNRMTSFPTNTEIFHSWSDKETNLIGYLLFNTWEYQTKEKLEIQAIYLNQFLGYKYILVNSNTPYYFDSEFYQLKYANTEYQLYEILNSKPFQVYESYAVNSEYTEKYYNDLQSQKILLVSALIDAETYDTELLNLNNYELDGKVAQRAITAYSTIDSAEAIVTEGIASDIERIFYQYDNEEMGVNFDQGAIYIKVSGLNINSYGEVFMEFADGDRKACEIQPDQAHQVKCEFWEEPAYIYFEATEDFNSSKTLIYRSERAIDGAAYLVYDFSDALISDSGLLNYQIRNRNNNLHKTFLAFDRVFAVDDFGNEIESYPGYYYFESAPNVLYVFKTGDMYSQPDLFNLSLDYSFDDLSDYRDMIASSLSENESLTIAHSKINLSYDRISVSTYDQLIVIPVAYSEEWVFTSETKYETLSASGGFLGIIIPEGVNSIDIQLKFVPKGLKLGALGSLAGILIYGAIFIPTCLIERNKKKSKTILEMNKDEANNDYSSLI, from the coding sequence ATGGAAGACAAAAAAAATAGACGCAAAGAGAGAATGAAAAATTTTTCTAATAAGTTTCACGCTTATATTGAAGAAACGTTTTCGAGTAAGAAAAAAACTTTTTTACTTATTGCTTTTCTTGTTTTTACTGTTTTGTTTGTCATTGACATCTTAATTATTTTAATTAACAATAGTTTCTATAACAATTTTTCTGATGATGTTATCCAATATTATAGTATTATGTGTGACTTTATTGCTCAAGTAAAAGATGGGACGATTTCATGGTTTAATCTAAATAATTATTTAGGAGCATCTATTTTCTCGGATGTATATTATGTTCCGTTAGATATTTTCACATTCATTACCTTTATTTTTAGCTATGTGATGCCTACTGAAATTGCCTATTCAACAACTGAATTGATAAAAATATTAGCAGGAGTTCTAATTTTCGCCTATTATTTTTCTTTACAAGGAATGAAAAATAGAACCATTTTTTGGATGAGTATGATTTATTTTATTAGCGGTGGAACAGTAAGTTTTATGGCGTTCCCTGTCTTTTTATCAATGGTTTTCTATTTACCATTAAGTTTGGTCGTCATTCACTTCTTTTTCCACAAAAAAAGATGGATTGTCCCGCTCTTTACTATGGCACTAATCTTTTATGATTTTTACCTCGGCTACACTGTTTTGGCTTTTATTAGTGTTATGTTCTTGGTTGAATATTTTAAAAGACCTAATTTTAGGCTGCTTAATTTTATCAAAGAAGGAATCTTGTTTTTAGGATTATTGTTGCTGGGAGTAGCGATGTCTTTGGTGATTTTATATCCTTCTGTTCTATACATTCTTCAAGACACTTATAGACCGGAAGGAACTTTTGATCCAGTTTTGTTTAATTTTGGCCCAATTGAAATTGAATTATTTCAGCCAGAGATTTATATACGTATGTTAGCCAAGATTTTTACTGAGCAAAAACCAATTGGATTTTATGGATTTACAGATGATTATAAAATAGAACACGTTTCATTGTATATTTCTATTATTGGGTTTGCTTATATGTCCTATATCTTTTTTATGAGAGGAAGAATTAGCAAAGTTTATAAAACCACGCTTGTCGTTGGATTAGTCTTTATGATTTTCCCTATTTTTTCTCGAATATTCTCAGGAACTCCCGATTTTCCTTACACTCGATGGATAAATATGTTCCCAATAGTTATGATTATGATTTTAGCGCATGTATTTGATGAATTTGGATTTGAAAAAGTAAAAATGAAATATTTTACGATTTCTCTTGCCTGCATGTTTATAGCCGACGCTTTATTAATTATCTATTACATCAAAAAACTTAGCTTAGACGTTACTTATATTTCAAGAGACGTATTAACGGCGGATACCATTTTAATGGGAGTAGCCGGAATTGTAATGATTTTAATTCTAATTTTTGGATGGATGAAAAAACATAAGTATATTAAATGGTTGTTTTGGATGGAGTTTGCAATAGGAATAGTGTATATCTATTCTGGACCTTTTTCCATTCCCAATAAAATTGATTCTTTTCAAACCATGAACTCTATTGATGAATATTTAAATGAAGTTTTAGATCAAGACGAATTTTATCGAGTTTATGTGGATCTTGAAAGGTTTGATGTTGAAAAGTTTAATTTTAATCGTATGACATCTTTTCCAACAAACACTGAAATATTTCATTCTTGGTCTGACAAAGAAACAAATCTTATAGGTTATCTTTTGTTTAACACTTGGGAATATCAAACAAAAGAGAAATTAGAAATTCAAGCAATTTATTTAAATCAATTCTTAGGATATAAATATATTCTAGTTAACTCGAACACTCCATACTACTTTGATAGCGAGTTCTATCAATTAAAATATGCAAATACGGAATATCAATTATATGAAATTCTTAATTCGAAACCATTTCAAGTTTATGAATCGTATGCTGTAAACAGTGAGTATACTGAAAAATATTACAATGATTTGCAGTCTCAAAAGATATTATTAGTAAGCGCTCTAATTGATGCAGAAACTTACGATACTGAGCTTTTAAATTTAAACAATTATGAATTGGATGGAAAGGTTGCACAACGAGCTATAACGGCATACAGCACAATAGACTCGGCTGAAGCAATCGTTACAGAAGGAATTGCGAGCGATATCGAAAGAATATTTTACCAATATGACAACGAAGAAATGGGAGTTAATTTTGACCAAGGAGCAATCTATATTAAAGTAAGTGGTTTAAATATTAATTCTTATGGTGAAGTATTTATGGAATTTGCTGATGGAGATAGAAAAGCTTGTGAGATACAACCAGACCAAGCTCATCAAGTTAAATGTGAATTTTGGGAAGAACCCGCTTACATCTATTTTGAAGCTACGGAAGATTTTAATTCTTCGAAAACGCTAATCTATCGTTCTGAACGAGCCATAGATGGAGCCGCTTATTTAGTATATGATTTTTCAGATGCATTAATATCAGATAGTGGATTATTGAATTATCAAATTAGAAATCGAAATAATAATTTACATAAAACTTTTCTAGCGTTTGATCGAGTGTTTGCGGTAGATGATTTTGGAAACGAAATAGAAAGTTATCCAGGATATTATTATTTTGAATCTGCACCAAATGTATTGTATGTTTTTAAGACAGGCGATATGTACTCACAACCAGATTTATTTAATTTATCTCTAGATTATTCTTTTGATGATTTAAGTGATTATAGAGATATGATAGCATCGTCATTGAGTGAAAACGAATCATTAACGATAGCTCATAGTAAAATTAATCTAAGTTATGACCGAATCAGCGTATCAACTTATGATCAACTTATCGTTATCCCAGTTGCTTATTCTGAAGAATGGGTTTTCACTTCCGAAACGAAGTACGAAACACTAAGCGCAAGCGGAGGATTCTTAGGGATTATTATTCCTGAAGGAGTAAACAGTATAGATATTCAATTAAAGTTTGTACCAAAAGGGCTAAAACTTGGTGCATTAGGTTCTCTTGCAGGAATTTTAATCTATGGAGCAATATTTATTCCTACTTGCTTAATTGAAAGAAACAAAAAGAAATCTAAAACGATTTTGGAGATGAATAAAGATGAAGCGAATAACGATTATAGTTCCCTCATATAA
- the hflX gene encoding GTPase HflX yields MEKAILVGLDIGFRQEFQDSMEELKNLAEACNIEVLSILTQKADSPTANFYIGKGKVEELKQLITTLDANVVVFDDELSPSHIRNLEKALEIKVIDRTILILDIFASRAKTKEAMLQVELAQSMYMLPRVIGLYKSLSRQKSGTGSKGPGEQQLELDRRLLRDNITRLKHELKEAVVIRRTQREKRKKTDIPTVALTGYTNSGKSTLMNTLLSFSIVNQEKYVFEKDMLFATLETQTRNITLENNHSFLITDTVGFISKLPHHLIEAFKSTLEEIKEASLILHVIDLSNPHFLKQIEVVKFVLKEMGIENIPLIYVYNKIDLCQDLPIIETQPSIYVSALKNIYLDRLLELMNKTLFPNIHKVHMLLPFDKGQIYNFLKENANILETEYLNEGIFFTVELNESQYLKYSEYIK; encoded by the coding sequence ATGGAAAAAGCAATTTTAGTAGGTTTAGATATCGGGTTTCGCCAAGAGTTTCAAGATTCAATGGAAGAATTAAAGAATTTAGCTGAAGCATGTAACATTGAAGTATTGTCTATTTTAACTCAAAAAGCAGATTCTCCAACTGCTAATTTTTATATTGGAAAAGGCAAAGTTGAAGAACTAAAACAATTAATAACCACTTTAGATGCAAATGTAGTGGTTTTTGATGACGAATTAAGCCCTAGCCATATTCGAAATCTAGAAAAGGCTTTGGAAATTAAAGTAATTGATCGAACAATTCTAATCTTAGATATTTTTGCTAGTAGAGCTAAAACAAAAGAAGCAATGTTGCAAGTCGAATTAGCCCAATCCATGTATATGTTACCAAGAGTTATTGGTTTATACAAATCATTATCAAGGCAAAAAAGTGGAACAGGATCTAAAGGACCCGGAGAACAACAATTAGAATTGGATCGAAGATTATTGAGAGATAATATTACAAGATTAAAACACGAATTAAAAGAAGCGGTTGTTATTAGAAGAACTCAAAGAGAAAAACGGAAGAAAACCGATATCCCAACCGTTGCATTGACAGGATATACTAATTCAGGAAAATCTACTTTAATGAACACTCTTCTTTCGTTTTCAATTGTAAATCAAGAGAAATACGTGTTTGAAAAAGATATGTTATTTGCTACTTTAGAAACACAAACAAGAAACATAACGCTTGAAAATAATCACTCTTTTTTAATAACAGATACCGTGGGTTTTATCTCAAAATTGCCACATCATTTAATAGAAGCTTTTAAATCTACTTTAGAAGAAATTAAAGAAGCGTCTCTAATTCTTCACGTCATTGACTTATCTAACCCGCATTTTTTAAAACAAATTGAAGTAGTCAAATTCGTTTTAAAAGAAATGGGGATTGAAAACATTCCGTTGATTTATGTTTATAATAAAATTGACTTATGTCAAGACTTACCTATTATAGAAACTCAACCTTCAATTTATGTTAGTGCTTTAAAAAACATATATCTTGATCGATTGCTTGAACTAATGAATAAAACATTATTTCCTAATATTCATAAGGTACATATGCTTCTACCATTTGACAAAGGTCAAATTTATAATTTTTTGAAAGAAAATGCAAATATACTAGAAACAGAATATCTAAATGAAGGAATTTTTTTCACAGTTGAATTAAACGAATCTCAATACTTGAAGTACTCAGAATATATCAAATAA
- the dusB gene encoding tRNA dihydrouridine synthase DusB, which yields MKWKIGNVEIANQVVVAPMAGVTNQAFRLIVKEFGAGLIYTEMISDKGLGYNNQKTLGMLSITDEEKPISLQIFGSDVSSLVEAAKRIDIETNADIIDINMGCPVTKVIKSDSGSKLLLEPLKVYEIVSSIVASVSKPVTVKIRSGWDLSNVNAVEVAKQIERAGASAIAIHGRTKSQMYSGEANWDIIRQVKEAVNIPVIGNGDILTPYDALKMLEETKCDAVMIGRGILGNPWIIKQTVDYLETGVFNETILVEEKKEWLFKHFEKLIQLKGEKIAVLEMRSHGPWYLKGLKNASLTKNKIANAKTEKELRKILNEFFSELT from the coding sequence ATGAAATGGAAAATTGGAAACGTTGAGATTGCAAATCAAGTTGTGGTTGCTCCAATGGCTGGAGTAACAAATCAAGCGTTTCGATTAATTGTTAAAGAATTTGGTGCAGGATTAATTTACACTGAAATGATTTCAGATAAAGGGTTAGGATATAATAATCAAAAAACACTTGGAATGCTTTCAATAACCGATGAAGAAAAACCCATTTCTTTACAAATTTTTGGAAGTGACGTATCTAGTTTGGTAGAAGCCGCTAAAAGAATTGATATAGAAACCAATGCAGATATTATTGATATTAATATGGGATGTCCTGTCACAAAAGTTATTAAATCAGATTCGGGATCAAAGTTGTTGTTAGAACCTTTAAAAGTATATGAAATCGTATCTTCTATTGTTGCTTCGGTATCAAAACCGGTCACCGTAAAAATAAGAAGTGGATGGGATTTATCAAACGTGAATGCAGTAGAAGTTGCTAAGCAAATTGAAAGAGCAGGAGCTAGTGCAATCGCAATTCATGGAAGAACCAAAAGTCAAATGTATTCAGGAGAAGCAAACTGGGATATTATTAGACAAGTAAAAGAAGCGGTTAACATTCCCGTAATTGGGAATGGAGACATTTTAACTCCATACGATGCTTTGAAAATGTTAGAAGAAACAAAATGTGATGCAGTTATGATTGGAAGAGGAATTCTAGGTAACCCATGGATTATTAAACAAACAGTCGATTATTTAGAAACCGGAGTATTTAATGAAACGATTTTAGTCGAAGAGAAAAAAGAATGGTTATTTAAACATTTCGAAAAACTAATTCAACTAAAAGGGGAAAAAATAGCGGTTTTAGAAATGAGAAGTCATGGGCCTTGGTATTTAAAAGGGCTTAAGAACGCCTCGCTTACAAAAAATAAAATTGCAAATGCAAAAACAGAAAAAGAATTACGAAAAATACTAAATGAATTTTTTTCCGAATTAACTTAA
- a CDS encoding TrpR-like protein YerC/YecD: MTYKSKFANADIDLLFDAILLLKEKDECYRFFEDLCTINELQEMGQRIKVAKMLHAKIPYQMIESETHASSATISRVNKSLLYGADGYHYILKKLETK, from the coding sequence ATGACTTATAAATCGAAGTTTGCGAATGCAGATATTGATTTACTATTTGATGCCATTTTACTGTTAAAAGAAAAAGACGAATGTTATCGTTTTTTTGAGGATTTATGTACGATAAACGAGCTTCAAGAAATGGGGCAAAGAATTAAAGTCGCAAAAATGTTGCATGCAAAAATCCCTTATCAAATGATTGAATCTGAAACCCACGCATCTTCTGCAACGATTAGCCGAGTAAATAAATCTTTATTGTATGGAGCAGATGGCTATCATTACATCTTAAAAAAATTAGAAACCAAATAG
- the glnA gene encoding type I glutamate--ammonia ligase, giving the protein MIKRTKEEILRNALEENVRYIRLMFTDINGTIKSVEVPVGRLETALDGKVMFDGSSIEGFVRIMEADMYLRPDYNTWLILNWEETTYGKVARLICDVYTPNGKASDADPRSNLKRVALKMKKLGFSTLNIGFEPEFFLFKLDEKGEITMDVTDNGGYFDLSPMDGAGDCRRDIVLELERIGFTMEASHHEVAPGQNEINFQFSNIVEACDNVQTFKLVVKNIARRHGLHATFMPKPIAKINGSGMHTNCSLADLDGNNAFYDSKDPMGLSLICRQWLTGILTHSRSFCAITNPTVNSYKRLVPGYEAPCYVSWSEHNRSVMVRIPATRGLTTRTEIRSVDTSSNPYLAMAVILAAGLDGIENNLPLIGPVNENLFEKTAEERKALGVKNLPDNLKEALDVLKEDDLIKEALGNHIFEKFVELKTREWDEFRSAVTEWEIKRYIKVI; this is encoded by the coding sequence ATGATTAAAAGGACAAAAGAAGAAATTTTAAGAAATGCTTTAGAAGAAAACGTTAGATACATTCGATTAATGTTTACTGACATTAATGGAACCATTAAAAGCGTTGAAGTACCTGTAGGAAGATTGGAAACAGCACTAGATGGAAAAGTAATGTTTGATGGATCTTCTATAGAGGGTTTTGTTAGAATTATGGAAGCGGACATGTATTTGCGCCCAGATTATAATACGTGGTTAATTCTTAACTGGGAAGAAACGACATATGGAAAAGTTGCTAGACTTATTTGTGATGTTTATACTCCAAATGGAAAAGCATCTGATGCAGATCCAAGATCAAATTTAAAACGAGTAGCTTTAAAAATGAAAAAATTAGGTTTTTCTACATTGAACATCGGATTTGAACCAGAATTTTTCCTTTTTAAACTAGATGAAAAAGGCGAAATTACAATGGATGTTACTGATAATGGTGGATATTTTGATTTATCACCAATGGATGGTGCTGGAGACTGCAGAAGAGATATTGTTTTGGAATTAGAACGAATTGGATTTACAATGGAGGCTTCTCATCATGAAGTGGCCCCAGGACAAAACGAAATTAACTTTCAATTTTCAAATATTGTTGAAGCGTGTGATAATGTACAAACATTTAAGTTGGTTGTAAAAAACATCGCAAGAAGACATGGTCTTCATGCGACGTTTATGCCAAAACCGATTGCTAAAATAAACGGATCTGGAATGCATACAAATTGTTCTTTAGCTGATTTAGATGGAAACAATGCATTTTATGATTCTAAAGATCCAATGGGGCTAAGTCTTATTTGTCGTCAATGGTTAACTGGAATTTTAACACATTCTAGAAGTTTTTGTGCTATAACCAATCCTACAGTTAATTCTTACAAACGATTGGTTCCAGGATATGAAGCTCCTTGTTATGTGTCTTGGTCTGAACACAATAGGAGTGTAATGGTACGAATTCCTGCCACAAGAGGTTTAACAACCAGAACTGAAATTAGAAGTGTTGATACTTCTTCGAATCCTTATTTAGCTATGGCAGTTATTTTAGCAGCTGGATTAGATGGAATTGAAAACAATCTTCCACTTATTGGGCCTGTAAATGAAAACCTATTCGAAAAGACGGCAGAAGAAAGAAAAGCACTTGGTGTTAAAAATTTACCAGATAATTTAAAGGAAGCACTAGATGTTTTAAAAGAAGACGATTTGATTAAAGAAGCTTTAGGCAACCATATTTTTGAAAAATTTGTTGAATTAAAAACGAGAGAATGGGACGAATTTAGAAGCGCGGTTACAGAGTGGGAAATTAAAAGATACATAAAAGTAATCTAA